The following are encoded together in the Candidatus Omnitrophota bacterium genome:
- a CDS encoding response regulator: protein MDLKSKSVPIMRKCSIIKGEMEEKPKLLVVDDEVDIRESLVNHFSRRNFTVSAASTGEEALRLIKENKPDLVILDMKLEGNLEGKDVLRILRETDKDTKVAMVTGAVLSEQEMQDIADLGIVDFVHKPVDIHTLEVLIKKVLERSYPKAVKFEVIMSKEPGEDTSLRRLAHDLSNISSDIINKCELYTLDEEEGLNKKKSEKERLAETTDILKAVLKHKERLVDIVQKLSSLAKKET, encoded by the coding sequence ATGGACTTAAAGTCAAAATCAGTTCCAATTATGAGAAAATGCAGTATAATAAAAGGCGAGATGGAAGAAAAGCCAAAATTATTAGTTGTGGATGATGAAGTTGATATACGCGAGTCTTTGGTTAATCATTTTTCGCGGCGTAACTTTACGGTTTCTGCCGCGAGTACCGGAGAGGAAGCGCTTAGATTAATTAAAGAGAATAAACCCGATTTGGTTATTTTGGACATGAAGCTTGAGGGCAACCTAGAGGGTAAGGATGTCTTACGAATCTTGCGTGAAACCGATAAAGACACAAAAGTAGCCATGGTCACAGGCGCAGTCCTGTCTGAACAAGAAATGCAGGATATAGCTGATTTAGGTATAGTAGATTTTGTACATAAGCCGGTAGATATTCATACGCTGGAAGTTCTTATTAAAAAAGTATTAGAGCGCAGTTATCCAAAGGCAGTCAAATTCGAAGTAATAATGTCTAAGGAGCCGGGAGAAGATACTTCTTTAAGGCGCCTTGCTCATGATCTCTCAAATATTTCAAGCGATATCATCAATAAATGCGAACTCTACACACTTGATGAAGAGGAAGGCCTAAATAAAAAGAAGAGTGAGAAAGAACGCCTCGCCGAAACAACGGATATCTTAAAAGCGGTCTTAAAACATAAAGAGCGGCTTGTTGATATAGTGCAAAAATTATCTTCGCTTGCGAAGAAAGAAACATAG
- a CDS encoding response regulator: MIKCVLYFCCKLKKVLKGAKMDQAKLKLLIVDDEKEVCEYTASHLKRKGYDALVANAPEEAITVIKEQNPDLMILDMNLPGMSGADLLKIVRQFNTSVKVIMISGYPLDIQKDPQFSGLNISEFMQKPVPLSALDSMLAKITNKEKDGHTQIDS; this comes from the coding sequence ATGATAAAGTGTGTGTTATACTTCTGCTGTAAGTTAAAAAAGGTACTTAAAGGAGCCAAAATGGATCAAGCTAAATTAAAACTTTTAATTGTGGATGATGAGAAAGAAGTCTGCGAATACACCGCTTCTCATTTAAAACGTAAAGGCTACGATGCTTTGGTCGCAAATGCTCCGGAAGAAGCAATCACTGTTATTAAAGAACAGAATCCAGATCTAATGATTCTAGACATGAACTTGCCTGGCATGAGCGGAGCAGATCTATTGAAAATAGTCAGGCAGTTTAATACATCGGTTAAAGTTATTATGATATCCGGTTACCCTTTAGATATTCAAAAGGATCCGCAATTCAGTGGATTAAATATTTCAGAGTTTATGCAAAAACCTGTTCCTCTTAGCGCCCTTGACTCAATGTTGGCGAAAATAACAAACAAGGAGAAAGATGGACATACACAAATTGATTCATGA
- a CDS encoding response regulator: MNIPKIIIADDEDGLRQTLNKFISERLHCELYEASNGYEALTHLKENGCDLMLLDYKMPGISGLEVLKEAKKIVPDVIVFVITKWDSAEVSKEIQDLGAEYIPKPLALKLLMAKIQEKLKAINKYHPVVP, translated from the coding sequence ATGAATATACCAAAGATTATTATTGCAGATGATGAAGATGGATTGCGTCAAACCCTGAATAAATTTATCTCAGAAAGGCTCCATTGTGAGCTTTATGAGGCTTCCAACGGTTACGAGGCCTTGACGCATCTAAAAGAAAATGGCTGCGACCTTATGCTTTTGGATTATAAGATGCCAGGGATTTCAGGCTTAGAAGTTTTGAAAGAAGCAAAAAAAATAGTTCCAGATGTGATTGTTTTTGTGATCACAAAGTGGGATAGTGCCGAAGTTTCAAAAGAAATCCAGGACTTAGGTGCCGAATATATTCCCAAACCACTTGCTTTAAAGTTACTCATGGCGAAAATCCAGGAGAAGCTTAAAGCCATAAACAAATACCATCCGGTAGTGCCTTAA
- a CDS encoding response regulator codes for MAKLLIIDDDRETVVYLKGFFKTRGCHILASFTGEDGLVSFEKDKPDVVLLDIKLPGINGLEVLKRIRENDKQTPVVMFTALGDESTRKEAQDLGANNYIKKPFNMLELEGVVAKLIYK; via the coding sequence ATGGCAAAATTGTTGATTATTGATGATGATAGAGAGACGGTTGTTTATTTGAAAGGTTTCTTCAAGACAAGAGGCTGTCATATTTTGGCCAGTTTTACCGGAGAAGACGGCCTTGTAAGTTTTGAAAAGGACAAGCCGGATGTCGTACTTTTGGATATCAAACTTCCTGGCATAAACGGCTTAGAAGTGCTAAAGCGCATAAGAGAAAATGACAAGCAAACGCCTGTGGTAATGTTCACTGCTCTTGGCGATGAATCGACGCGTAAGGAAGCGCAGGATCTCGGAGCAAATAATTATATCAAGAAACCTTTTAATATGCTTGAGCTTGAGGGAGTGGTGGCTAAGCTGATTTATAAGTAA
- the acpP gene encoding acyl carrier protein: MSPYNETTFLKVSSIISEQLGVDKDKVKIDSDLTEELGMDSLDSVELVMALEEAYGIEIPDEDAEKIRKVSDILDYLIKRKIQ, encoded by the coding sequence ATGAGCCCATATAACGAAACTACATTTCTTAAGGTAAGTTCCATTATCTCCGAGCAATTAGGGGTGGATAAGGACAAGGTTAAAATCGATTCTGATTTAACCGAAGAACTCGGGATGGATAGCTTAGACAGCGTAGAGTTGGTTATGGCTTTGGAAGAGGCGTACGGAATCGAGATACCCGATGAGGATGCAGAAAAAATAAGGAAAGTTTCCGATATCCTTGACTACTTGATTAAAAGGAAGATTCAATAA
- a CDS encoding response regulator has product MAETRKILVVDDEKEINETLSEVLTNRGHQMFSAFDGDEAIKIIKENNIDLVLLDMRMPKVDGIEVIKAIKQHSPKTRIMVITGYADTFLQRAKELGVDGFFVKPVRLDAIIKRMRELLEVKRPPSWSWRAKAEEIGGHVIKARILFIEDSKPSLPLVPLDDLIQTGKAQLETRFIYTQEEARENIKEFKPDIVILAMVVPLKKTDELGSGTFDLSDEILELQGKGIVKALIVHSRRDVLEQEHKDKLDQLYEEMKDVPEMQLDDFSPQGRRRHIEKLKARIIETCIENKLFAK; this is encoded by the coding sequence ATGGCTGAAACAAGGAAGATTTTAGTAGTAGACGATGAGAAGGAAATAAACGAGACCTTAAGCGAAGTATTAACAAATAGGGGCCACCAGATGTTTTCTGCATTTGACGGCGATGAAGCGATTAAGATAATTAAAGAGAACAATATCGACCTTGTGCTTTTGGATATGAGGATGCCTAAGGTTGACGGTATAGAAGTAATCAAGGCTATAAAACAGCATAGCCCCAAAACCAGGATCATGGTTATTACTGGTTATGCGGATACATTCTTGCAAAGGGCTAAAGAATTGGGAGTAGACGGTTTTTTTGTAAAACCAGTGCGCTTAGATGCGATTATCAAGCGGATGAGAGAGCTTCTAGAGGTAAAAAGGCCGCCTTCTTGGTCATGGAGGGCAAAAGCCGAAGAAATAGGAGGCCATGTTATTAAAGCTAGGATCCTTTTTATAGAAGACTCTAAGCCTTCTTTGCCGCTTGTCCCTTTGGATGATTTAATCCAGACTGGCAAGGCGCAGCTTGAAACGCGTTTCATTTACACCCAGGAAGAGGCAAGGGAGAATATCAAAGAATTTAAGCCGGATATAGTGATTCTGGCTATGGTTGTACCACTAAAAAAGACTGATGAATTAGGTTCAGGTACATTTGATCTTTCTGATGAGATTTTAGAGTTACAGGGAAAGGGCATAGTCAAGGCTCTCATTGTCCATTCAAGAAGGGATGTCTTAGAGCAGGAACACAAGGATAAACTGGATCAGCTTTATGAAGAGATGAAGGATGTGCCGGAAATGCAGCTTGATGATTTCAGCCCCCAGGGCAGGCGTAGGCACATAGAGAAATTAAAAGCCAGGATTATCGAAACTTGTATTGAAAACAAACTTTTTGCAAAATGA
- a CDS encoding superinfection immunity protein, translated as MLFQSFGLPELSLIILAIVLYFLPTLVAVLRNHKNKLAVFLLNFLLGWTGLGWVVSLIWSVMK; from the coding sequence ATGTTATTTCAAAGCTTTGGTTTGCCGGAACTATCGCTGATTATTTTGGCTATTGTGTTATACTTTCTACCGACTTTAGTTGCGGTATTAAGAAACCATAAGAATAAACTTGCAGTGTTTTTACTGAATTTTCTTTTAGGGTGGACCGGCTTAGGCTGGGTTGTATCTTTGATATGGTCGGTAATGAAATAA
- a CDS encoding response regulator, whose translation MPKKILIVDDEKLVTETLAGMLQLRGYQVLQAFDGETALARLKDSAPDLVLLDMKLPGIDGLEVLKTIRKDYPGMFVVVTTGYDSQYKKKVDQIGSDGFFVKPVLVSDIKEKIEALFSKGAAPTIGSKTTATLDKEPVVNEKDLPEDKIIPKAKILLIEPREMLVGLLEEYFSNKECTQAEYEIKWFGMVEDAKHLDSIHHFQPDIILFDVALVGLFGEFAASLMDFPYPPKEIILFGDPAMKWEEADNLIKRGLAYVATPLDPKYMLPDKEILEKLSDSLKRACIKHKLYREI comes from the coding sequence ATGCCTAAAAAGATATTAATTGTTGACGATGAGAAGCTTGTTACCGAAACCTTGGCGGGTATGCTGCAATTAAGAGGATACCAGGTTTTACAGGCTTTTGACGGGGAGACCGCACTCGCACGACTCAAGGATTCTGCTCCTGATCTTGTACTTCTTGATATGAAGCTTCCCGGCATAGACGGTTTAGAGGTATTAAAAACCATCCGTAAAGATTACCCTGGTATGTTTGTCGTGGTAACTACTGGCTATGACTCGCAATATAAGAAAAAAGTAGATCAGATAGGCTCAGACGGTTTCTTTGTAAAGCCAGTTCTGGTCAGTGACATTAAAGAAAAGATTGAAGCGCTGTTCAGTAAAGGCGCAGCCCCGACCATAGGGTCTAAGACTACAGCTACCCTAGATAAAGAACCGGTAGTAAACGAAAAGGATCTCCCGGAAGACAAAATTATCCCTAAGGCAAAAATACTGCTTATCGAACCCAGGGAAATGCTGGTTGGTTTACTGGAGGAATATTTCTCAAACAAGGAATGTACCCAGGCGGAATACGAAATAAAATGGTTTGGCATGGTTGAAGACGCCAAACATCTTGATTCCATTCATCATTTTCAGCCGGACATTATTCTTTTTGACGTTGCCCTCGTGGGGCTTTTCGGAGAATTTGCGGCAAGCCTAATGGATTTTCCTTATCCGCCCAAAGAAATTATCCTTTTTGGCGATCCAGCCATGAAATGGGAGGAGGCGGATAACTTGATTAAAAGGGGACTTGCATATGTAGCTACGCCCCTGGATCCTAAATATATGCTTCCGGATAAAGAGATCTTAGAAAAATTAAGCGACTCATTAAAGAGAGCTTGTATAAAACATAAGCTATACAGAGAGATCTAA
- a CDS encoding response regulator, whose protein sequence is MKKLFIVDDEAEVTEVLKSHFQRRGLEVYSCSSGEEAVKLLLEKQPDLALLDYKLEGPMTGLDVLKKIRESGSTVKVIISTGALEDKVKEEAITMGVETFLNKPLTMSTLDEVVENNLKD, encoded by the coding sequence ATGAAAAAATTATTCATTGTTGATGATGAAGCAGAAGTAACAGAGGTTCTCAAAAGCCATTTTCAAAGAAGGGGCCTGGAAGTATATTCTTGTTCTTCGGGAGAAGAAGCGGTAAAATTATTGTTGGAGAAGCAGCCGGACTTAGCGCTTCTTGATTATAAGTTAGAAGGCCCGATGACCGGCCTCGATGTTTTAAAAAAGATTAGAGAATCTGGCTCTACTGTTAAGGTGATTATCTCAACAGGTGCGCTTGAGGATAAAGTTAAAGAAGAAGCAATTACCATGGGAGTAGAAACTTTTCTGAACAAGCCTCTTACAATGAGCACGCTTGATGAGGTGGTTGAAAATAACCTTAAAGATTAA
- a CDS encoding response regulator — translation MLKLLIVEDYELILNEMADNLANQGYAVLKAATGQAAIDLIKEQNPQIIILDLNLKDMSGLQVLREAKAFNPKICVIVLTGFDVETTKEKSFQQGADYFLVKPIPLAKLKEFIAQAAKTVSNNRQ, via the coding sequence ATGCTTAAACTCTTGATCGTAGAAGATTACGAGCTTATTTTGAATGAAATGGCTGATAACTTGGCTAATCAGGGCTATGCGGTGTTAAAGGCAGCGACAGGGCAAGCGGCAATAGATCTAATTAAGGAACAAAATCCGCAGATTATCATCTTAGACCTTAATTTAAAAGATATGTCAGGTCTACAGGTATTAAGAGAAGCGAAAGCATTTAATCCAAAAATATGCGTGATTGTATTAACCGGATTTGACGTGGAAACGACTAAGGAAAAATCTTTTCAACAAGGGGCGGATTATTTTCTGGTAAAGCCGATTCCTTTGGCCAAACTAAAAGAGTTTATTGCTCAAGCAGCAAAAACTGTCTCCAACAACAGACAATGA